A single Salmo trutta chromosome 14, fSalTru1.1, whole genome shotgun sequence DNA region contains:
- the si:dkey-197j19.5 gene encoding EF-hand calcium-binding domain-containing protein 12 isoform X3, which produces MDDLEIEEQLARIKKRDLLQTYFYKMASRVFGPAKTRDRVFIAPPMPKRPVCMPKPESQVLTKSRYGSVAAMVSGTGDRVSGAPMTVMPLEGNDSKHQDWVNQRRSFRRQFDSLGDLSKWVNSKPTVTELEMLVVEREKKKQRTPSPVLGFTLTPPEALKARTRASPTRPSRRVNVPRARAVRSPLREVKEVRRYLRTHKLRPSELAKRLDKHGTGRISRNDLRDVFQKEGLPVVPEHLDDLVSTLSGMEGDTVTVKDLAEGIKAWSLEREKEESASWGRRGLTERGELELEKGCNREIERVRGREQRSPSIPARRPVWSRGLKRGSGRHGAQLLPLPSPELCLQAPLSLEEQQEQALIQQHRRNRIKEGMQDEEVLAIMKTVCTGNTTQDAHSHPSSLGGDTARAVDRFRRQCLAEYLDSLDQCHTQGVTVNQATLERVLLHPGDHVLEGPESLVLRQAGTNPMPGCGGRLRTWIGYSSSTPRGGEEKEEEEHGLEEEATLHKVCKDTSLYPPHRSVRRGPKMMTLSTGRAEVRHKTECWLTREEYTHMTSVYVLFVWSSNMREPSSRRADPNAFWTGHHHPDQDQPTTNHLEQFY; this is translated from the exons ATGGATGATTTGGAGATAGAGGAACAACTGGCGCGCATTAAAAAGAGAGATTTATTGCAGACATATTTCTATAAAATGGCAAGCAGAGTGTTCGGTCCCGCTAAAACACGGGACAGGGTTTTCATCGCGCCACCGATGCCCAAACGGCCCGTTTGCATGCCGAAGCCTGAAAGCCAAGTGCTGACAAAAAGCCGATATGGGTCAGTGGCGGCCATGGTGTCGGGAACAGGGGACAGAGTCAGTGGCGCTCCAATGACAGTGATGCCTTTGGAAGGTAATGACTCGAAGCACCAAGACTGGGTTAACCAAAGGAGGTCATTTCGTCGACAGTTCGATAGTCTCGGAGACTTGTCGAAGTGGGTTAACAGCAAGCCGACGGTGACCGAGCTGGAGATGTTGGTTgtggaaagagagaaaaagaagcaGAGAACTCCCTCACCTGTCCTGGGTTTTACTTTGACACCCCCTGAGGCTCTTAAG GCCAGAACACGTGCCAGCCCGACCCGTCCTTCTCGGCGGGTTAATGTGCCTCGCGCACGCGCAGTCCGGTCCCCACTGCGCGAGGTAAAGGAGGTAAGGAGGTACCTCCGCACTCACAAGCTCCGACCCTCTGAACTGGCCAAGAGGCTTGACAAACATGGCACGGGACGCATCAGTCGGAATGACCTCCGAGATGTGTTTCAGAAG GAGGGCCTCCCTGTGGTGCCAGAGCATCTGGATGACCTGGTGTCCACTCTTAGCGGCATGGAAggggacacagtgacagtgaagGACCTGGCAGAGGGCATCAAGGCCTGGAGcctagagagggagaaggaggagagtgcCAGCTGGGGCCGCAGGggcctgacagagagaggagagctagaGCTGGAGAAGGGATGCAAcagggaaatagagagagtgaggggcAGGGAGCAGCGGTCTCCGAGCATCCCAG caCGGAGGCCAGTGTGGAGCCGTGGTCTTAAGCGTGGGTCGGGGAGGCATGGTGCCCAGCTCCTGCCCCTCCCCAGTCCTGAGCTGTGCCTACAGGCTCCCCTGTCTctggaggagcagcaggagcagGCCCTTATCCAGCAGCACCGCCGCAACAGGATCAAG GAGGGCATGCAGGATGAGGAGGTGCTGGCCATCATGAAGACAGTGTGTACAGGGAACACCACCCAGGACGCCCACTCCCACCCGTCCTCTCTGGGAGGAGACACGGCCCGAGCGGTGGACAGGTTCAGGAGACAGTGTCTGGCGGAGTACCTGGACTCACTGGACCAGTGTCACACACAGGGGGTCACGGTCAACCAGGCCACACTGGAGAGAG TTCTGCTGCATCCAGGGGACCATGTCCTAGAGGGTCCAGAGAGTCTCGTGCTGAGGCAGGCAGGAACCAATCCCATGCCGGGGTGTGGGGGCCGTCTGAGGACCTGGATCGGTTACAGCAGCAGTACCCCCCGGGGGGgcgaggagaaggaggaagaggagcatgGCCTGGAGGAAGAGGCCACTCTACACAAAGTCTGCAAGGATAC GTCTTTGTACCCCCCCCATAGGTCTGTACGTCGGGGCCCCAAGATGATGACCCTGTCCACAGGTCGAGCTGAGGTCAGACACAAGACAGAGTGCTGGCTGACCAGGGAGGAGTACACCCACATGACCAG tgtgtatgttctGTTTGTTTGGAGCAGCAACATGAGGGAGCCGTCCAGCCGTAGAGCCGACCCGAACGCGTTCTGGACTG GACACCACCATCCAGACCAGGACCAGCCGACCACCAACCATCTGGAGCAGTTTTATTAG
- the si:dkey-197j19.5 gene encoding EF-hand calcium-binding domain-containing protein 12 isoform X5, whose translation MDDLEIEEQLARIKKRDLLQTYFYKMASRVFGPAKTRDRVFIAPPMPKRPVCMPKPESQVLTKSRYGSVAAMVSGTGDRVSGAPMTVMPLEGNDSKHQDWVNQRRSFRRQFDSLGDLSKWVNSKPTVTELEMLVVEREKKKQRTPSPVLGFTLTPPEALKARTRASPTRPSRRVNVPRARAVRSPLREVKEVRRYLRTHKLRPSELAKRLDKHGTGRISRNDLRDVFQKEGLPVVPEHLDDLVSTLSGMEGDTVTVKDLAEGIKAWSLEREKEESASWGRRGLTERGELELEKGCNREIERVRGREQRSPSIPARRPVWSRGLKRGSGRHGAQLLPLPSPELCLQAPLSLEEQQEQALIQQHRRNRIKEGMQDEEVLAIMKTVCTGNTTQDAHSHPSSLGGDTARAVDRFRRQCLAEYLDSLDQCHTQGVTVNQATLERVLLHPGDHVLEGPESLVLRQAGTNPMPGCGGRLRTWIGYSSSTPRGGEEKEEEEHGLEEEATLHKVCKDTSLYPPHRSVRRGPKMMTLSTGRAEVRHKTECWLTREEYTHMTSNMREPSSRRADPNAFWTGHHHPDQDQPTTNHLEQFY comes from the exons ATGGATGATTTGGAGATAGAGGAACAACTGGCGCGCATTAAAAAGAGAGATTTATTGCAGACATATTTCTATAAAATGGCAAGCAGAGTGTTCGGTCCCGCTAAAACACGGGACAGGGTTTTCATCGCGCCACCGATGCCCAAACGGCCCGTTTGCATGCCGAAGCCTGAAAGCCAAGTGCTGACAAAAAGCCGATATGGGTCAGTGGCGGCCATGGTGTCGGGAACAGGGGACAGAGTCAGTGGCGCTCCAATGACAGTGATGCCTTTGGAAGGTAATGACTCGAAGCACCAAGACTGGGTTAACCAAAGGAGGTCATTTCGTCGACAGTTCGATAGTCTCGGAGACTTGTCGAAGTGGGTTAACAGCAAGCCGACGGTGACCGAGCTGGAGATGTTGGTTgtggaaagagagaaaaagaagcaGAGAACTCCCTCACCTGTCCTGGGTTTTACTTTGACACCCCCTGAGGCTCTTAAG GCCAGAACACGTGCCAGCCCGACCCGTCCTTCTCGGCGGGTTAATGTGCCTCGCGCACGCGCAGTCCGGTCCCCACTGCGCGAGGTAAAGGAGGTAAGGAGGTACCTCCGCACTCACAAGCTCCGACCCTCTGAACTGGCCAAGAGGCTTGACAAACATGGCACGGGACGCATCAGTCGGAATGACCTCCGAGATGTGTTTCAGAAG GAGGGCCTCCCTGTGGTGCCAGAGCATCTGGATGACCTGGTGTCCACTCTTAGCGGCATGGAAggggacacagtgacagtgaagGACCTGGCAGAGGGCATCAAGGCCTGGAGcctagagagggagaaggaggagagtgcCAGCTGGGGCCGCAGGggcctgacagagagaggagagctagaGCTGGAGAAGGGATGCAAcagggaaatagagagagtgaggggcAGGGAGCAGCGGTCTCCGAGCATCCCAG caCGGAGGCCAGTGTGGAGCCGTGGTCTTAAGCGTGGGTCGGGGAGGCATGGTGCCCAGCTCCTGCCCCTCCCCAGTCCTGAGCTGTGCCTACAGGCTCCCCTGTCTctggaggagcagcaggagcagGCCCTTATCCAGCAGCACCGCCGCAACAGGATCAAG GAGGGCATGCAGGATGAGGAGGTGCTGGCCATCATGAAGACAGTGTGTACAGGGAACACCACCCAGGACGCCCACTCCCACCCGTCCTCTCTGGGAGGAGACACGGCCCGAGCGGTGGACAGGTTCAGGAGACAGTGTCTGGCGGAGTACCTGGACTCACTGGACCAGTGTCACACACAGGGGGTCACGGTCAACCAGGCCACACTGGAGAGAG TTCTGCTGCATCCAGGGGACCATGTCCTAGAGGGTCCAGAGAGTCTCGTGCTGAGGCAGGCAGGAACCAATCCCATGCCGGGGTGTGGGGGCCGTCTGAGGACCTGGATCGGTTACAGCAGCAGTACCCCCCGGGGGGgcgaggagaaggaggaagaggagcatgGCCTGGAGGAAGAGGCCACTCTACACAAAGTCTGCAAGGATAC GTCTTTGTACCCCCCCCATAGGTCTGTACGTCGGGGCCCCAAGATGATGACCCTGTCCACAGGTCGAGCTGAGGTCAGACACAAGACAGAGTGCTGGCTGACCAGGGAGGAGTACACCCACATGACCAG CAACATGAGGGAGCCGTCCAGCCGTAGAGCCGACCCGAACGCGTTCTGGACTG GACACCACCATCCAGACCAGGACCAGCCGACCACCAACCATCTGGAGCAGTTTTATTAG
- the si:dkey-197j19.5 gene encoding uncharacterized protein si:dkey-197j19.5 isoform X4, producing the protein MDDLEIEEQLARIKKRDLLQTYFYKMASRVFGPAKTRDRVFIAPPMPKRPVCMPKPESQVLTKSRYGSVAAMVSGTGDRVSGAPMTVMPLEGNDSKHQDWVNQRRSFRRQFDSLGDLSKWVNSKPTVTELEMLVVEREKKKQRTPSPVLGFTLTPPEALKARTRASPTRPSRRVNVPRARAVRSPLREVKEEGLPVVPEHLDDLVSTLSGMEGDTVTVKDLAEGIKAWSLEREKEESASWGRRGLTERGELELEKGCNREIERVRGREQRSPSIPARRPVWSRGLKRGSGRHGAQLLPLPSPELCLQAPLSLEEQQEQALIQQHRRNRIKEGMQDEEVLAIMKTVCTGNTTQDAHSHPSSLGGDTARAVDRFRRQCLAEYLDSLDQCHTQGVTVNQATLERVLLHPGDHVLEGPESLVLRQAGTNPMPGCGGRLRTWIGYSSSTPRGGEEKEEEEHGLEEEATLHKVCKDTSLYPPHRSVRRGPKMMTLSTGRAEVRHKTECWLTREEYTHMTSVYVLFVWSSNMREPSSRRADPNAFWTGKDNHVRLYLPTVSLSPEGVLFEHIIRSPAPSPGSWPVNDRGYSTSGDIDGHKAYTL; encoded by the exons ATGGATGATTTGGAGATAGAGGAACAACTGGCGCGCATTAAAAAGAGAGATTTATTGCAGACATATTTCTATAAAATGGCAAGCAGAGTGTTCGGTCCCGCTAAAACACGGGACAGGGTTTTCATCGCGCCACCGATGCCCAAACGGCCCGTTTGCATGCCGAAGCCTGAAAGCCAAGTGCTGACAAAAAGCCGATATGGGTCAGTGGCGGCCATGGTGTCGGGAACAGGGGACAGAGTCAGTGGCGCTCCAATGACAGTGATGCCTTTGGAAGGTAATGACTCGAAGCACCAAGACTGGGTTAACCAAAGGAGGTCATTTCGTCGACAGTTCGATAGTCTCGGAGACTTGTCGAAGTGGGTTAACAGCAAGCCGACGGTGACCGAGCTGGAGATGTTGGTTgtggaaagagagaaaaagaagcaGAGAACTCCCTCACCTGTCCTGGGTTTTACTTTGACACCCCCTGAGGCTCTTAAG GCCAGAACACGTGCCAGCCCGACCCGTCCTTCTCGGCGGGTTAATGTGCCTCGCGCACGCGCAGTCCGGTCCCCACTGCGCGAGGTAAAGGAG GAGGGCCTCCCTGTGGTGCCAGAGCATCTGGATGACCTGGTGTCCACTCTTAGCGGCATGGAAggggacacagtgacagtgaagGACCTGGCAGAGGGCATCAAGGCCTGGAGcctagagagggagaaggaggagagtgcCAGCTGGGGCCGCAGGggcctgacagagagaggagagctagaGCTGGAGAAGGGATGCAAcagggaaatagagagagtgaggggcAGGGAGCAGCGGTCTCCGAGCATCCCAG caCGGAGGCCAGTGTGGAGCCGTGGTCTTAAGCGTGGGTCGGGGAGGCATGGTGCCCAGCTCCTGCCCCTCCCCAGTCCTGAGCTGTGCCTACAGGCTCCCCTGTCTctggaggagcagcaggagcagGCCCTTATCCAGCAGCACCGCCGCAACAGGATCAAG GAGGGCATGCAGGATGAGGAGGTGCTGGCCATCATGAAGACAGTGTGTACAGGGAACACCACCCAGGACGCCCACTCCCACCCGTCCTCTCTGGGAGGAGACACGGCCCGAGCGGTGGACAGGTTCAGGAGACAGTGTCTGGCGGAGTACCTGGACTCACTGGACCAGTGTCACACACAGGGGGTCACGGTCAACCAGGCCACACTGGAGAGAG TTCTGCTGCATCCAGGGGACCATGTCCTAGAGGGTCCAGAGAGTCTCGTGCTGAGGCAGGCAGGAACCAATCCCATGCCGGGGTGTGGGGGCCGTCTGAGGACCTGGATCGGTTACAGCAGCAGTACCCCCCGGGGGGgcgaggagaaggaggaagaggagcatgGCCTGGAGGAAGAGGCCACTCTACACAAAGTCTGCAAGGATAC GTCTTTGTACCCCCCCCATAGGTCTGTACGTCGGGGCCCCAAGATGATGACCCTGTCCACAGGTCGAGCTGAGGTCAGACACAAGACAGAGTGCTGGCTGACCAGGGAGGAGTACACCCACATGACCAG tgtgtatgttctGTTTGTTTGGAGCAGCAACATGAGGGAGCCGTCCAGCCGTAGAGCCGACCCGAACGCGTTCTGGACTGGTAAGGACAACCATGTGAGACTCTACCTGCCCACAGTGAGCCTGTCTCCTGAGGGGGTCCTCTTTGAGCACATCATCCGCTCTCCCGCCCCAAGCCCCGGCAGCTGGCCTGTTAACGACAGGGGCTACTCCACCTCTGGAGACATAGATGGACACAAGGCCTACACCCTGTAG
- the si:dkey-197j19.5 gene encoding EF-hand calcium-binding domain-containing protein 12 isoform X2 → MDDLEIEEQLARIKKRDLLQTYFYKMASRVFGPAKTRDRVFIAPPMPKRPVCMPKPESQVLTKSRYGSVAAMVSGTGDRVSGAPMTVMPLEGNDSKHQDWVNQRRSFRRQFDSLGDLSKWVNSKPTVTELEMLVVEREKKKQRTPSPVLGFTLTPPEALKARTRASPTRPSRRVNVPRARAVRSPLREVKEVRRYLRTHKLRPSELAKRLDKHGTGRISRNDLRDVFQKEGLPVVPEHLDDLVSTLSGMEGDTVTVKDLAEGIKAWSLEREKEESASWGRRGLTERGELELEKGCNREIERVRGREQRSPSIPARRPVWSRGLKRGSGRHGAQLLPLPSPELCLQAPLSLEEQQEQALIQQHRRNRIKEGMQDEEVLAIMKTVCTGNTTQDAHSHPSSLGGDTARAVDRFRRQCLAEYLDSLDQCHTQGVTVNQATLERVLLHPGDHVLEGPESLVLRQAGTNPMPGCGGRLRTWIGYSSSTPRGGEEKEEEEHGLEEEATLHKVCKDTSLYPPHRSVRRGPKMMTLSTGRAEVRHKTECWLTREEYTHMTSNMREPSSRRADPNAFWTGKDNHVRLYLPTVSLSPEGVLFEHIIRSPAPSPGSWPVNDRGYSTSGDIDGHKAYTL, encoded by the exons ATGGATGATTTGGAGATAGAGGAACAACTGGCGCGCATTAAAAAGAGAGATTTATTGCAGACATATTTCTATAAAATGGCAAGCAGAGTGTTCGGTCCCGCTAAAACACGGGACAGGGTTTTCATCGCGCCACCGATGCCCAAACGGCCCGTTTGCATGCCGAAGCCTGAAAGCCAAGTGCTGACAAAAAGCCGATATGGGTCAGTGGCGGCCATGGTGTCGGGAACAGGGGACAGAGTCAGTGGCGCTCCAATGACAGTGATGCCTTTGGAAGGTAATGACTCGAAGCACCAAGACTGGGTTAACCAAAGGAGGTCATTTCGTCGACAGTTCGATAGTCTCGGAGACTTGTCGAAGTGGGTTAACAGCAAGCCGACGGTGACCGAGCTGGAGATGTTGGTTgtggaaagagagaaaaagaagcaGAGAACTCCCTCACCTGTCCTGGGTTTTACTTTGACACCCCCTGAGGCTCTTAAG GCCAGAACACGTGCCAGCCCGACCCGTCCTTCTCGGCGGGTTAATGTGCCTCGCGCACGCGCAGTCCGGTCCCCACTGCGCGAGGTAAAGGAGGTAAGGAGGTACCTCCGCACTCACAAGCTCCGACCCTCTGAACTGGCCAAGAGGCTTGACAAACATGGCACGGGACGCATCAGTCGGAATGACCTCCGAGATGTGTTTCAGAAG GAGGGCCTCCCTGTGGTGCCAGAGCATCTGGATGACCTGGTGTCCACTCTTAGCGGCATGGAAggggacacagtgacagtgaagGACCTGGCAGAGGGCATCAAGGCCTGGAGcctagagagggagaaggaggagagtgcCAGCTGGGGCCGCAGGggcctgacagagagaggagagctagaGCTGGAGAAGGGATGCAAcagggaaatagagagagtgaggggcAGGGAGCAGCGGTCTCCGAGCATCCCAG caCGGAGGCCAGTGTGGAGCCGTGGTCTTAAGCGTGGGTCGGGGAGGCATGGTGCCCAGCTCCTGCCCCTCCCCAGTCCTGAGCTGTGCCTACAGGCTCCCCTGTCTctggaggagcagcaggagcagGCCCTTATCCAGCAGCACCGCCGCAACAGGATCAAG GAGGGCATGCAGGATGAGGAGGTGCTGGCCATCATGAAGACAGTGTGTACAGGGAACACCACCCAGGACGCCCACTCCCACCCGTCCTCTCTGGGAGGAGACACGGCCCGAGCGGTGGACAGGTTCAGGAGACAGTGTCTGGCGGAGTACCTGGACTCACTGGACCAGTGTCACACACAGGGGGTCACGGTCAACCAGGCCACACTGGAGAGAG TTCTGCTGCATCCAGGGGACCATGTCCTAGAGGGTCCAGAGAGTCTCGTGCTGAGGCAGGCAGGAACCAATCCCATGCCGGGGTGTGGGGGCCGTCTGAGGACCTGGATCGGTTACAGCAGCAGTACCCCCCGGGGGGgcgaggagaaggaggaagaggagcatgGCCTGGAGGAAGAGGCCACTCTACACAAAGTCTGCAAGGATAC GTCTTTGTACCCCCCCCATAGGTCTGTACGTCGGGGCCCCAAGATGATGACCCTGTCCACAGGTCGAGCTGAGGTCAGACACAAGACAGAGTGCTGGCTGACCAGGGAGGAGTACACCCACATGACCAG CAACATGAGGGAGCCGTCCAGCCGTAGAGCCGACCCGAACGCGTTCTGGACTGGTAAGGACAACCATGTGAGACTCTACCTGCCCACAGTGAGCCTGTCTCCTGAGGGGGTCCTCTTTGAGCACATCATCCGCTCTCCCGCCCCAAGCCCCGGCAGCTGGCCTGTTAACGACAGGGGCTACTCCACCTCTGGAGACATAGATGGACACAAGGCCTACACCCTGTAG
- the si:dkey-197j19.5 gene encoding EF-hand calcium-binding domain-containing protein 12 isoform X1 gives MDDLEIEEQLARIKKRDLLQTYFYKMASRVFGPAKTRDRVFIAPPMPKRPVCMPKPESQVLTKSRYGSVAAMVSGTGDRVSGAPMTVMPLEGNDSKHQDWVNQRRSFRRQFDSLGDLSKWVNSKPTVTELEMLVVEREKKKQRTPSPVLGFTLTPPEALKARTRASPTRPSRRVNVPRARAVRSPLREVKEVRRYLRTHKLRPSELAKRLDKHGTGRISRNDLRDVFQKEGLPVVPEHLDDLVSTLSGMEGDTVTVKDLAEGIKAWSLEREKEESASWGRRGLTERGELELEKGCNREIERVRGREQRSPSIPARRPVWSRGLKRGSGRHGAQLLPLPSPELCLQAPLSLEEQQEQALIQQHRRNRIKEGMQDEEVLAIMKTVCTGNTTQDAHSHPSSLGGDTARAVDRFRRQCLAEYLDSLDQCHTQGVTVNQATLERVLLHPGDHVLEGPESLVLRQAGTNPMPGCGGRLRTWIGYSSSTPRGGEEKEEEEHGLEEEATLHKVCKDTSLYPPHRSVRRGPKMMTLSTGRAEVRHKTECWLTREEYTHMTSVYVLFVWSSNMREPSSRRADPNAFWTGKDNHVRLYLPTVSLSPEGVLFEHIIRSPAPSPGSWPVNDRGYSTSGDIDGHKAYTL, from the exons ATGGATGATTTGGAGATAGAGGAACAACTGGCGCGCATTAAAAAGAGAGATTTATTGCAGACATATTTCTATAAAATGGCAAGCAGAGTGTTCGGTCCCGCTAAAACACGGGACAGGGTTTTCATCGCGCCACCGATGCCCAAACGGCCCGTTTGCATGCCGAAGCCTGAAAGCCAAGTGCTGACAAAAAGCCGATATGGGTCAGTGGCGGCCATGGTGTCGGGAACAGGGGACAGAGTCAGTGGCGCTCCAATGACAGTGATGCCTTTGGAAGGTAATGACTCGAAGCACCAAGACTGGGTTAACCAAAGGAGGTCATTTCGTCGACAGTTCGATAGTCTCGGAGACTTGTCGAAGTGGGTTAACAGCAAGCCGACGGTGACCGAGCTGGAGATGTTGGTTgtggaaagagagaaaaagaagcaGAGAACTCCCTCACCTGTCCTGGGTTTTACTTTGACACCCCCTGAGGCTCTTAAG GCCAGAACACGTGCCAGCCCGACCCGTCCTTCTCGGCGGGTTAATGTGCCTCGCGCACGCGCAGTCCGGTCCCCACTGCGCGAGGTAAAGGAGGTAAGGAGGTACCTCCGCACTCACAAGCTCCGACCCTCTGAACTGGCCAAGAGGCTTGACAAACATGGCACGGGACGCATCAGTCGGAATGACCTCCGAGATGTGTTTCAGAAG GAGGGCCTCCCTGTGGTGCCAGAGCATCTGGATGACCTGGTGTCCACTCTTAGCGGCATGGAAggggacacagtgacagtgaagGACCTGGCAGAGGGCATCAAGGCCTGGAGcctagagagggagaaggaggagagtgcCAGCTGGGGCCGCAGGggcctgacagagagaggagagctagaGCTGGAGAAGGGATGCAAcagggaaatagagagagtgaggggcAGGGAGCAGCGGTCTCCGAGCATCCCAG caCGGAGGCCAGTGTGGAGCCGTGGTCTTAAGCGTGGGTCGGGGAGGCATGGTGCCCAGCTCCTGCCCCTCCCCAGTCCTGAGCTGTGCCTACAGGCTCCCCTGTCTctggaggagcagcaggagcagGCCCTTATCCAGCAGCACCGCCGCAACAGGATCAAG GAGGGCATGCAGGATGAGGAGGTGCTGGCCATCATGAAGACAGTGTGTACAGGGAACACCACCCAGGACGCCCACTCCCACCCGTCCTCTCTGGGAGGAGACACGGCCCGAGCGGTGGACAGGTTCAGGAGACAGTGTCTGGCGGAGTACCTGGACTCACTGGACCAGTGTCACACACAGGGGGTCACGGTCAACCAGGCCACACTGGAGAGAG TTCTGCTGCATCCAGGGGACCATGTCCTAGAGGGTCCAGAGAGTCTCGTGCTGAGGCAGGCAGGAACCAATCCCATGCCGGGGTGTGGGGGCCGTCTGAGGACCTGGATCGGTTACAGCAGCAGTACCCCCCGGGGGGgcgaggagaaggaggaagaggagcatgGCCTGGAGGAAGAGGCCACTCTACACAAAGTCTGCAAGGATAC GTCTTTGTACCCCCCCCATAGGTCTGTACGTCGGGGCCCCAAGATGATGACCCTGTCCACAGGTCGAGCTGAGGTCAGACACAAGACAGAGTGCTGGCTGACCAGGGAGGAGTACACCCACATGACCAG tgtgtatgttctGTTTGTTTGGAGCAGCAACATGAGGGAGCCGTCCAGCCGTAGAGCCGACCCGAACGCGTTCTGGACTGGTAAGGACAACCATGTGAGACTCTACCTGCCCACAGTGAGCCTGTCTCCTGAGGGGGTCCTCTTTGAGCACATCATCCGCTCTCCCGCCCCAAGCCCCGGCAGCTGGCCTGTTAACGACAGGGGCTACTCCACCTCTGGAGACATAGATGGACACAAGGCCTACACCCTGTAG